In Mercenaria mercenaria strain notata chromosome 15, MADL_Memer_1, whole genome shotgun sequence, a single genomic region encodes these proteins:
- the LOC123557596 gene encoding uncharacterized protein K04H4.2-like has product MDLSVNIFIITTLLATVLVSVFGQEEDGYVNRRRRPRPRPDSQGCIQVGVCGGFVGASCPRGSTCRRIWPTQTAGPCCLDRPDPPHNTCLYGPPGRSCRQSRQCRPGYTCQIEPGRRRGTCCRSQDPPNNTCLYGQPGGSCIGSRQCRPGYTCQTEPGRRSGTCCRRQSQGGTCPPSSGRPGICVFDPRVNCSSNSECRRGQICCPEGCGRVCKNLDYFPNPYLLGQGEGYGRQRRPAPGPGSRQCRWGSVGVCGGFANARCPHGSTCQLNWQTQTAGPCCRDRPESCPYGQNGVCGTIAGRMCGPGTTCRFMGNFPDAAGKCCWNRPVSNKGTCPPSSGRAGICIFDPSVNCLSNRDCSGGQICCREGCGKVCKNPVYLPDPISY; this is encoded by the exons ATGGACTTAAGTGTTAATATTTTCATCATTACAACCTTACTCGCAACTGTTTTAGTGTCAG TGTTTGGACAAGAAGAAGATGGTTACGTTAACCGGCGGCGTCGTCCAAGACCCAGGCCAGATTCACAGGGATGTATACAAGTTGGCGTATGTGGAGGATTTGTTGGAGCTAGTTGCCCACGGGGCAGCACTTGCCGACGTATATGGCCGACACAAACCGCAGGACCGTGTTGTCTAGATAGACCAG ATCCACCCCATAACACATGCTTATACGGACCTCCCGGTCGTTCTTGTAGACAAAGTAGACAGTGTAGACCCGGGTACACGTGCCAAATAGAGCCCGGAAGGAGGCGTGGTACATGCTGTAGGAGTCAAG atccACCCAATAACACATGCTTATATGGACAACCCGGTGGTTCTTGTATAGGAAGCAGACAATGTAGACCCGGGTACACTTGCCAAACAGAACCAGGAAGGAGGAGTGGTACATGCTGTAGGAGACAGAGTCAAGGAG GTACATGCCCCCCATCTTCTGGTAGACCCGGTATTTGTGTATTTGATCCCAGGGTGAACTGTTCATCTAACAGTGAGTGTAGAAGAGGTCAGATCTGTTGTCCTGAAGGCTGTGGAAGAGTCTGCAAAAATCTCGATTATTTTCCAAATCCATATT TATTAGGACAAGGGGAAGGTTACGGCCGGCAACGTCGACCGGCACCGGGACCTGGTTCACGGCAATGTAGATGGGGATCTGTTGGCGTATGTGGAGGATTTGCTAACGCTCGTTGCCCTCATGGCAGCACTTGTCAACTTAATTGGCAGACACAAACCGCCGGGCCATGCTGTAGAGATAGACCAG AAAGTTGTCCGTATGGTCAGAATGGCGTGTGTGGAACAATAGCAGGGCGAATGTGTGGACCGGGAACCACTTGCAGATTTATGGGAAATTTTCCCGATGCTGCGGGAAAATGTTGTTGGAACAGACCAGTGTCAAATAAag GCACATGTCCCCCTTCATCTGGTAGAGCGggtatttgtatttttgacccaAGTGTGAACTGCTTGTCTAACCGTGACTGTAGTGGAGGTCAAATCTGTTGTCGAGAAGGCTGTGGAAAAGTCTGCAAAAATCCAGTTTATCTTCCAGATCCAATTTCATATTAA